The Leclercia sp. S52 genome has a segment encoding these proteins:
- a CDS encoding helix-turn-helix domain-containing protein, producing MKLTTVAIVAVDGFSPFHYSVPCILFGDTVSGKKRFEVTICAEKPGLLTSRDGFALNATQDYSAIRQADIVVVPYWAHVLESPPQALLDSLVQARDNGAEIVGLCLGSFVLGYAGILDGKRAATHWEFERQFQSLFPAVELDINALYVDDDNIITSAGTAAALDCCLYIIRQRFGSEVANQIARRMIVPPHREGGQAQFIAQPVPETTRDARINHLIDYLQRNISQPLSLDVLAESVAMSRRTLTRHFMKATGMSVASWITAERLRRSQLLLESSNLPIEAVAEQVGYLSAVTWRQQFKARFGVSPAEWRKTFRTQSQAG from the coding sequence GTGAAGCTAACAACAGTGGCGATTGTCGCCGTCGACGGATTCAGCCCTTTTCACTACTCCGTGCCCTGCATTCTTTTTGGCGATACCGTCTCTGGTAAAAAGCGCTTTGAGGTGACGATCTGCGCCGAAAAACCGGGGTTATTGACCTCCCGTGATGGCTTCGCGCTCAATGCCACACAGGATTATTCCGCCATCAGGCAGGCGGATATCGTGGTGGTGCCCTACTGGGCACATGTGCTCGAAAGCCCACCGCAGGCGTTGCTCGACAGCCTGGTGCAGGCCAGAGACAACGGGGCGGAAATCGTCGGGCTGTGCCTGGGGTCATTTGTTCTGGGCTATGCCGGCATTCTGGACGGCAAACGGGCGGCGACCCACTGGGAGTTTGAACGCCAGTTCCAGTCGCTGTTCCCGGCGGTAGAGCTGGATATCAACGCCCTGTACGTCGATGACGATAACATCATCACCTCCGCCGGGACTGCCGCTGCGCTGGACTGTTGCCTGTACATTATCCGTCAGCGCTTTGGCAGCGAGGTTGCCAACCAGATTGCCCGGCGGATGATCGTCCCGCCGCACCGCGAGGGCGGGCAGGCGCAGTTTATCGCCCAGCCGGTGCCGGAAACGACCCGCGATGCGCGGATTAACCACCTGATCGACTATCTCCAGCGTAATATCAGCCAGCCGCTGAGCCTGGATGTGCTGGCAGAGAGCGTGGCGATGAGTCGCCGCACGCTGACCCGCCATTTTATGAAAGCCACCGGGATGAGCGTTGCCTCGTGGATCACCGCCGAACGCCTGCGGCGTAGCCAGCTGCTGCTGGAGAGCAGCAATCTGCCGATCGAGGCGGTGGCAGAGCAGGTGGGGTACCTCTCAGCCGTCACCTGGCGCCAGCAGTTTAAGGCCCGCTTTGGCGTCAGCCCGGCGGAGTGGCGCAAAACCTTCCGCACGCAGAGTCAGGCCGGGTAG
- a CDS encoding AAA family ATPase, with protein MINTLHIQNYRSIRDLSLDLQQLNIVFGPNGTGKSNIYKAIHLMHSAAQGQFSQALANEGGILKVFWAGKTRSDQLRRMNLAVETETYEYELQVGFVEKLPYPSQFQLDPVIKEESIWLSGQHRRPSSQLMKRKNQAVFLNNVHHEKVTHSGTLYENESVFGQLGEPHLYPEVSQMRESLRNWRFYHEFSVSSGSAIRAPQVGFRSPVLASDGANLAAAFQTIVEIGDELLLMRILDQAFPGCVFYSDNTGGRFRMMMQREGLSRPLEPAEFSDGTLRFLCLAVALLSPRPPAFIALNEPENSLHPQMLPALASLIAEASRYSQIWLTSHSPELAKLIEKHRSFSLYQLSMVEGETRMEKLG; from the coding sequence ATGATCAATACCCTGCACATTCAAAACTACCGCTCGATTCGCGACCTGTCGCTGGATCTGCAGCAGCTCAATATCGTTTTCGGCCCGAACGGCACCGGAAAATCCAATATCTATAAGGCGATCCACCTGATGCACAGCGCGGCGCAGGGGCAGTTTTCCCAGGCGCTGGCCAATGAGGGCGGGATTTTAAAGGTGTTCTGGGCGGGCAAAACCCGCAGCGACCAGCTCAGGCGCATGAACCTGGCGGTGGAAACCGAGACCTACGAGTATGAGTTGCAGGTGGGCTTTGTCGAAAAGCTGCCTTATCCCTCGCAGTTTCAGCTCGATCCGGTGATCAAAGAGGAGTCCATCTGGCTGAGCGGCCAGCACCGACGCCCCTCGTCCCAGCTGATGAAACGCAAAAATCAGGCCGTGTTTCTGAATAACGTGCATCACGAAAAGGTGACCCACAGCGGCACGCTGTACGAGAACGAATCGGTGTTCGGGCAGCTGGGTGAACCGCACCTCTACCCGGAGGTGTCGCAGATGCGCGAGTCCCTGCGTAACTGGCGCTTTTATCATGAATTTTCTGTCTCCTCCGGCTCGGCGATCCGCGCCCCGCAGGTGGGATTCCGCTCCCCGGTGCTGGCCAGCGACGGGGCAAATCTGGCCGCGGCCTTTCAGACCATTGTCGAGATTGGCGACGAGCTGCTGCTGATGCGCATTCTCGACCAGGCCTTCCCCGGCTGCGTGTTTTACAGCGACAACACCGGGGGACGTTTCCGCATGATGATGCAGCGCGAAGGCTTAAGCAGACCGCTGGAGCCCGCGGAGTTCTCCGACGGCACGCTGCGTTTTCTCTGTCTGGCGGTGGCGCTGTTAAGCCCGCGCCCGCCCGCGTTTATCGCCCTCAACGAACCGGAAAACAGCCTGCATCCGCAGATGCTGCCCGCGCTGGCGAGCCTGATTGCCGAGGCCAGCCGTTACTCGCAGATCTGGCTCACCAGCCACTCGCCGGAGCTGGCGAAGCTGATTGAAAAGCACCGGTCGTTTTCGCTGTATCAGCTGTCGATGGTGGAAGGGGAAACGCGGATGGAGAAGCTGGGGTAA
- a CDS encoding DUF523 and DUF1722 domain-containing protein — translation MTTKPVLGISGCLTGSAVRFDGGHKRMGFVMDELAEWVNFRPVCPEMAIGLPTPRPALRLTQTTRGDIEMRFSKAPHEEVTQKMSDFAAGFVPKMSDLCGFIVCAKSPSCGMERVRLYDEKGNAGRKEGVGLFTAALLEAWPWLPVEEDGRLHDPVLRENFVERVFALHELNTLRAEGLTRRGLLDFHSRYKLQLLAHHQAGYREIGPFVASLHEWEDLEAFFEVYREKLMTILKKPASRKNHTNVLMHIQGYFRNQLNSRQRGELRDVILHYRDGLLPILAPLTLLKHYLAEYPDRYLMTQNYFDPYPDDLGLRLAVN, via the coding sequence ATGACAACGAAACCCGTGCTGGGTATTAGCGGATGCTTGACCGGTTCCGCCGTTCGCTTCGACGGCGGGCATAAGCGTATGGGCTTTGTCATGGATGAGCTGGCCGAATGGGTCAACTTCCGGCCTGTGTGCCCGGAAATGGCGATCGGCCTGCCTACGCCTCGCCCGGCGCTGCGTCTGACGCAGACCACGCGCGGTGATATCGAGATGCGGTTCAGCAAAGCGCCTCACGAAGAGGTCACTCAAAAAATGTCCGACTTTGCGGCAGGCTTTGTGCCGAAAATGAGCGATCTCTGTGGATTTATCGTTTGTGCCAAATCACCAAGCTGCGGCATGGAACGCGTGCGGCTGTATGATGAAAAGGGTAATGCAGGTCGCAAGGAGGGTGTCGGGCTGTTCACCGCCGCCCTGCTTGAAGCCTGGCCGTGGCTGCCGGTGGAGGAAGATGGACGCCTGCACGACCCGGTGCTGCGGGAGAACTTTGTCGAGCGGGTTTTCGCGCTCCATGAGCTGAATACGCTGCGGGCAGAGGGCCTGACGCGCCGCGGGCTGCTGGACTTCCACAGCCGTTACAAACTCCAGCTGCTGGCGCACCATCAGGCGGGCTACCGTGAAATCGGGCCGTTCGTCGCCTCGCTGCACGAATGGGAGGATCTGGAGGCTTTCTTCGAGGTCTACCGCGAAAAGCTGATGACGATCCTCAAAAAACCCGCTTCGCGGAAAAACCACACTAACGTCCTGATGCATATTCAGGGCTATTTCCGTAACCAACTGAACAGCCGCCAGCGCGGCGAACTGCGCGACGTGATCCTGCATTATCGCGACGGATTACTGCCGATTCTCGCTCCGCTCACGCTGTTGAAACACTATCTGGCCGAATATCCCGACCGGTATCTGATGACGCAAAACTACTTTGATCCCTACCCCGATGATTTGGGTTTGCGTCTGGCCGTTAACTGA
- the uraH gene encoding hydroxyisourate hydrolase produces the protein MKKTAPLLILASMAFAPVAFGAAPAGTLSVHILDQQTGTPPLGVTVTLEKQQQDKWTPLASGKTDQDGRIKSLYPADQDMQPGVYKVTFKTAEYFHGNKLESFFPEIPVLFTVTRTNEKLHIPLLLSQYGYSTYKGS, from the coding sequence ATGAAAAAAACTGCCCCTCTGCTGATCCTGGCCTCCATGGCCTTTGCCCCTGTCGCCTTTGGCGCTGCCCCTGCCGGCACCCTGAGTGTGCATATTCTTGACCAGCAAACCGGCACACCACCGCTGGGCGTGACCGTTACGCTGGAAAAGCAGCAGCAGGATAAATGGACCCCGCTTGCCAGCGGCAAAACCGACCAGGACGGACGCATCAAGTCGCTCTACCCGGCCGATCAGGATATGCAGCCAGGCGTTTATAAAGTGACCTTCAAAACGGCGGAGTACTTCCACGGCAACAAGCTGGAGTCGTTCTTCCCGGAGATCCCGGTGCTGTTTACCGTGACCCGCACCAACGAAAAACTGCACATCCCGCTGCTGCTCAGCCAGTACGGTTACTCGACCTATAAGGGAAGCTAA
- a CDS encoding MerR family transcriptional regulator — MAYSIGEFARLSGITPTTLRAWQRRYGLLKPLRTEGGHRQYSDEDVQQALKILDWVKKGVPIGQVKPLLERPVPSRTNNWQTLQQTMLDRLQAGKIESLRQMIYDAGREYPRPELVANVLRPLRSLVSANVAAAMTLREILDGIIIAYTSFCLESDKKAPGDNLLLSGWHLNDPCEIWLEALARTGQGHRINLLPIPPAALAPEIFPDRQWLLVTSGKLTAARRKQVEQWQQQVALEVIIL, encoded by the coding sequence ATGGCATACTCCATTGGCGAATTCGCCAGGCTCAGTGGGATCACCCCCACCACGCTGCGGGCATGGCAGCGTCGCTACGGTTTACTCAAGCCGCTGCGCACCGAAGGCGGCCATCGCCAGTACAGCGATGAGGATGTCCAGCAGGCGTTAAAAATCCTCGACTGGGTGAAAAAAGGCGTCCCGATCGGCCAGGTGAAGCCGCTGCTGGAGCGCCCTGTCCCGAGCCGCACCAACAACTGGCAAACCCTGCAGCAGACCATGCTGGATCGTCTGCAGGCGGGCAAAATCGAATCCCTGCGCCAGATGATTTACGATGCCGGCCGCGAGTATCCGCGTCCGGAGCTGGTCGCGAACGTGTTACGCCCCCTGCGCAGCCTGGTCTCCGCCAACGTTGCCGCCGCCATGACCCTGCGCGAGATCCTGGATGGCATCATCATCGCCTACACCTCGTTTTGCCTTGAAAGCGATAAAAAAGCGCCCGGTGATAACCTCCTGCTCAGCGGCTGGCACCTGAACGACCCGTGCGAAATCTGGCTCGAAGCCCTGGCCCGCACCGGCCAGGGCCACCGCATCAACCTGCTGCCCATTCCCCCTGCCGCACTGGCACCGGAAATCTTCCCGGACCGCCAGTGGCTGCTGGTCACCAGCGGTAAACTTACCGCCGCGCGCAGAAAACAGGTGGAGCAGTGGCAGCAGCAGGTTGCCCTTGAGGTCATTATCCTCTGA
- a CDS encoding lipocalin family protein — protein sequence MKLWPVVTGVAIALTLVACKSPTPPKGVQPITNFDASRYLGKWYEIARLENRFERGMEQVTATYGKRSDGGISVLNRGYDPLKRKWNESEGKAYYTGEPTTAALKVSFFGPFYGGYNVIKLDDDYQYALVSGPDRDYLWILSRTPTIPDAVKQDYLNTARSLGFRVDELVWVKQ from the coding sequence ATGAAACTATGGCCCGTTGTGACCGGTGTCGCCATCGCGTTGACCCTGGTGGCCTGTAAATCCCCTACGCCGCCGAAAGGCGTGCAGCCGATAACCAACTTTGACGCCAGCCGCTATCTGGGCAAGTGGTACGAAATCGCCCGTCTGGAAAACCGCTTCGAACGTGGGATGGAGCAGGTGACCGCCACCTACGGCAAGCGCAGCGACGGCGGGATCAGCGTGCTTAACCGGGGCTATGATCCGTTGAAGCGCAAGTGGAATGAGAGCGAAGGCAAAGCCTATTACACCGGCGAGCCAACCACCGCAGCGCTGAAGGTCTCGTTCTTCGGCCCGTTCTACGGCGGTTATAACGTGATCAAGCTGGACGATGACTACCAGTATGCGCTGGTCAGCGGCCCGGACCGCGACTATCTGTGGATCCTGTCGCGTACGCCAACCATTCCGGATGCGGTGAAACAGGATTACCTCAATACCGCGCGCAGCCTGGGCTTCCGGGTGGATGAGCTGGTATGGGTGAAGCAGTAA
- a CDS encoding class I SAM-dependent methyltransferase → MHWQPFRGTAPTGMTLYSASFPDVSDNWPMKDEVTRELNAVDRALKADPQLKPPLIEKDANGEKTIKCQHRWSEEAFTARPAVVAWRTRLVPTALALYAIQNPLDEHLPDGTRMDSRSRQWFIHANDAIGIRSRAKVLSVLAEQYLHNDIDNVWVSLASGAAVPVLEALRGAHLDGQNVHLTLVDYDPVSLRWAEKMTAAEGLRVGEQVTILQRDLKESLINSDKLIQELGEGNVELVDALGIFEYFNDAEAVTFLQHVLRLIKPGGALIISNMLTSSPQIDFALRCIGWTPIFPRTLQQLQDIHLAAGIPAENVTVIVPKDGVYAVMEIRVGQAVQA, encoded by the coding sequence ATGCACTGGCAACCCTTTCGCGGCACCGCGCCGACCGGCATGACCCTCTACAGCGCGTCCTTTCCCGATGTCAGCGACAACTGGCCGATGAAGGACGAGGTGACGCGCGAGCTGAACGCCGTCGATCGGGCCTTAAAGGCGGACCCGCAGCTGAAGCCGCCGCTGATTGAAAAGGACGCCAATGGCGAGAAGACGATAAAGTGCCAGCACCGCTGGTCTGAAGAGGCGTTCACCGCACGCCCCGCAGTCGTCGCCTGGCGTACCCGGCTGGTGCCCACCGCGCTGGCCCTGTACGCCATCCAGAACCCGCTGGATGAGCATCTCCCCGACGGCACCCGGATGGACAGCCGCAGCCGCCAGTGGTTTATCCACGCCAACGATGCCATCGGCATCCGTTCCCGCGCAAAGGTGCTCTCGGTGCTGGCGGAACAGTACCTGCATAACGACATCGACAACGTCTGGGTCAGCCTCGCCAGCGGCGCGGCCGTCCCGGTGCTGGAGGCGCTGCGCGGCGCCCATCTGGACGGACAAAACGTGCATCTGACCCTGGTGGATTACGATCCCGTCTCCCTGCGCTGGGCAGAAAAAATGACCGCTGCCGAAGGGCTGAGAGTCGGGGAACAGGTGACGATATTGCAGCGCGATCTAAAAGAAAGCCTGATCAACAGCGATAAACTGATACAGGAGCTGGGTGAAGGCAACGTCGAGCTGGTGGATGCGCTGGGGATCTTCGAATATTTCAACGACGCTGAAGCGGTGACCTTCCTGCAACATGTCCTGCGCCTGATTAAACCCGGCGGGGCGCTGATTATCTCGAACATGCTGACCAGCAGCCCGCAGATTGATTTCGCCCTGCGCTGTATCGGCTGGACGCCCATCTTCCCGCGCACGTTGCAGCAGCTGCAGGATATTCACCTCGCGGCTGGGATCCCGGCGGAAAACGTCACGGTGATCGTGCCGAAAGACGGGGTATATGCGGTGATGGAGATCCGTGTGGGCCAGGCCGTTCAGGCCTGA
- a CDS encoding aromatic acid/H+ symport family MFS transporter — MNQTHVVDVKAWIDARPVSRFQWKVLLLCFVIIMLDGYDAAVMGFIAPALIEDWGISRSALGPILGAAMFGVAIGALVAGPLSDRYGRKQVLLWSVALFAIFSLAAALAQSPAQLALIRFLTGLGLGAVMPNCVTLVAEYMPERRKGLMITLMYSGFNVGSGLGGFIAAALLSHFSWHSALIFGGVLPLVLLPFMFAMLPESAMSMVARRVPPAQIARVLNRLGGTFTADTLFKLNTPEISRRSKVAQLFRNGYGRGTVALWLTYFMGLFVIYLLNGWLPTILRSGGLSLQQAAIITGLFQLGGPLGGIIVGYLMDRTAAKKVIAVTYFLGCLCLLSQGLMDFGSLALAVLIFISGMCINGAQNGLQAYSPAFYQTEIRATGVSWMHGIGRTGAILSSTLGGVIMLAVPGHSSIFLVLALPACLAGIAILLHRMNRIKPRETEAELNALSQTVHNR, encoded by the coding sequence ATGAATCAGACGCATGTTGTCGATGTGAAGGCATGGATAGATGCCCGGCCTGTCTCACGCTTTCAGTGGAAGGTCCTGCTGCTCTGTTTTGTCATCATTATGCTTGATGGTTATGACGCCGCGGTCATGGGGTTTATCGCCCCGGCGTTAATCGAAGACTGGGGCATCAGCCGCTCCGCACTCGGCCCCATCCTCGGAGCGGCGATGTTCGGTGTTGCCATCGGCGCGCTGGTCGCCGGACCTCTGTCGGATCGCTATGGCCGTAAACAGGTTCTGCTATGGTCGGTGGCGCTCTTCGCCATTTTCAGCCTTGCCGCCGCGCTGGCGCAAAGCCCGGCACAACTCGCGCTGATTCGTTTTCTGACCGGGCTGGGGCTGGGGGCCGTCATGCCGAACTGCGTCACGCTGGTGGCGGAGTATATGCCGGAGCGTCGCAAGGGGTTGATGATCACCCTGATGTACAGCGGCTTTAACGTTGGCTCCGGGCTGGGCGGGTTTATTGCTGCGGCGCTGCTGTCGCACTTCAGCTGGCACTCGGCACTGATTTTTGGCGGCGTGCTGCCGCTGGTGCTGCTGCCCTTTATGTTTGCCATGCTGCCGGAGTCGGCGATGAGCATGGTCGCGCGCCGCGTTCCGCCCGCGCAGATTGCCCGGGTGCTTAACCGGCTGGGCGGAACTTTCACGGCTGATACTCTGTTCAAACTCAATACCCCGGAAATTTCCCGCCGCAGCAAAGTCGCGCAGCTGTTCCGCAACGGCTATGGCCGCGGAACGGTGGCCCTGTGGCTGACCTACTTTATGGGGCTGTTTGTCATCTATCTGCTCAATGGCTGGCTGCCGACTATCCTGCGTTCAGGCGGGTTGTCGTTGCAGCAGGCGGCTATCATCACCGGTCTGTTCCAGCTCGGCGGCCCGCTGGGCGGCATCATTGTCGGCTATCTGATGGACCGCACAGCCGCGAAGAAAGTGATTGCCGTAACCTATTTCCTCGGCTGTCTGTGTCTGCTGTCGCAAGGGTTGATGGACTTCGGGTCGCTGGCGCTGGCGGTACTGATTTTTATCAGCGGCATGTGTATCAACGGCGCACAGAATGGCCTGCAGGCCTACTCCCCCGCCTTTTACCAGACGGAAATCCGCGCCACCGGCGTAAGCTGGATGCACGGTATCGGTCGTACGGGGGCCATTCTCAGCTCAACGCTGGGTGGGGTGATCATGCTGGCGGTGCCAGGGCACTCTTCCATCTTTCTGGTGCTGGCGTTACCGGCCTGTCTGGCGGGGATCGCTATTTTGCTGCATCGTATGAACCGCATTAAGCCTCGGGAAACAGAGGCAGAATTAAACGCACTGTCGCAAACCGTGCATAACCGATAA
- a CDS encoding gallate dioxygenase, producing MARILGGIAVSHTPTIGFAVDHHKQQEAAWAPIFQSFEPLKRWLDEKKPDALVYIFNDHVTAFFFDHYSTFTLGIDHEYGVADEGGGARDLPPVKGDAALSRHIGASLMADEFDMSFFMNKKLDHGLFSPLSALMPWEQEAGWPTKVIPLQIGVLQFPVPSARRCYKLGQALRRAIESYPEEINVAIVATGGLSHQVHGERCGFNNPDWDAQFVDMLVNDPEKLTEMTLGEYATLGGMEGSEVIMWLVMRGALSANVTETWRDYYLPSMTGIATLILENNARTPPVDTLSRHRQHMAQQLAGVENLPGTYPFTHERSLNGLRLNSFLHQLTQPAWRERFLNEPQALYAEAGLSEQEQRLLDSRDWRGLIQYGASFFLLEKMGAVVGVSNLHIYAAMRGQTLEEFQKTRNQQVTYSVAGR from the coding sequence ATGGCCAGAATACTCGGCGGGATCGCCGTCTCGCATACCCCGACCATCGGCTTTGCCGTCGATCATCATAAACAGCAGGAGGCGGCCTGGGCACCTATCTTCCAGAGCTTTGAACCGCTGAAACGCTGGCTGGACGAGAAAAAGCCCGATGCGCTGGTCTATATCTTTAACGATCACGTCACCGCCTTTTTCTTTGATCACTATTCCACGTTCACCCTCGGGATTGACCACGAGTATGGCGTGGCGGATGAAGGCGGCGGCGCGCGCGATCTACCGCCGGTGAAAGGCGATGCGGCACTGTCGCGCCATATCGGTGCCAGCCTGATGGCTGACGAGTTTGATATGTCGTTCTTTATGAATAAAAAACTCGATCACGGGCTGTTCTCACCGCTCTCCGCCCTGATGCCCTGGGAGCAGGAAGCCGGCTGGCCGACAAAAGTGATCCCGTTGCAGATCGGCGTACTGCAATTTCCGGTACCCAGCGCCCGCCGCTGTTACAAGCTGGGCCAGGCGCTGCGCCGGGCTATCGAGAGTTACCCGGAGGAGATCAACGTGGCGATTGTCGCCACCGGGGGCCTGTCGCATCAGGTACATGGCGAGCGCTGCGGTTTTAACAATCCCGACTGGGACGCGCAGTTTGTCGATATGCTGGTGAACGACCCGGAAAAACTGACCGAAATGACCCTGGGCGAATACGCGACGCTTGGCGGTATGGAGGGCTCAGAGGTGATCATGTGGCTGGTGATGCGCGGTGCGCTGTCGGCGAACGTCACCGAAACCTGGCGCGATTACTACCTGCCGTCGATGACCGGCATCGCCACTCTGATCCTCGAAAACAACGCCCGCACGCCGCCTGTTGATACCCTTAGCCGCCACCGCCAGCATATGGCGCAGCAGCTTGCCGGGGTAGAAAATCTGCCGGGCACCTATCCGTTTACCCACGAGCGGAGCCTGAACGGCCTGCGGCTGAACAGCTTCCTGCACCAGCTGACGCAGCCGGCCTGGCGCGAACGTTTCCTGAATGAACCGCAGGCGCTGTACGCCGAAGCGGGTCTGAGCGAGCAGGAGCAACGCCTGCTGGATAGCCGCGACTGGCGTGGCCTGATCCAGTATGGCGCCAGCTTCTTCCTGCTGGAAAAAATGGGGGCGGTGGTCGGCGTTTCTAACCTGCACATTTACGCGGCCATGCGCGGACAAACGCTGGAGGAATTCCAGAAGACGCGTAATCAGCAGGTGACGTACTCAGTGGCGGGCCGCTAA
- a CDS encoding LysR family transcriptional regulator — protein sequence MATEKRNNTINIMQLRFFCRVAQRGSVSRAADDLFRTQSAITRAIRDLEESLNVTLFERHHSGMVLTEYGKCILPRAQRAIDDLQAVPTLMHKLKARATAVPDAAWLFNTRRLEIFIQLYHVNHTQTVATQLGVTQPAVSAALKVLEKGADAALFRRTAEGVRPTPAADLLYPPVSRALNELENIWSDLAARRGVLEGSVRIGALPLSRTRLLPVVIGAFLARHPGIRVITNESPYESLVSDMRAGNIDFIIGALRQDEDLPDLSSEALFEEDMLILLRNNHPLLNDPDPRSKLADAQWVLPRSNAPARHLLDRAFLTLHLPLPQPTVETGDAAMVRGLLRDSDMLAAVSASQMRFEIDNGLLTVLPVSLPDTTRRIGLTFREGSLPSPATQALLGFIHQQVAQG from the coding sequence ATGGCGACAGAAAAACGAAATAACACAATAAATATCATGCAGCTGCGCTTTTTCTGCCGGGTTGCTCAGCGCGGCAGCGTCTCGCGGGCAGCCGATGATTTATTCCGTACGCAGTCGGCCATCACCCGGGCGATCCGTGACCTCGAAGAGAGCCTGAATGTCACCCTGTTTGAACGGCATCACAGCGGCATGGTCCTGACGGAATACGGCAAATGCATTCTGCCCCGCGCGCAGCGCGCCATCGACGATTTACAGGCCGTGCCCACGCTGATGCATAAGCTTAAGGCCCGTGCCACGGCGGTGCCGGATGCTGCCTGGCTGTTTAATACCCGACGGCTGGAGATTTTTATTCAGCTCTATCATGTCAATCATACCCAGACCGTCGCCACGCAGCTGGGCGTGACCCAGCCCGCGGTCAGTGCAGCGTTAAAAGTGCTGGAAAAGGGGGCCGATGCGGCGCTGTTTCGCCGTACCGCTGAAGGCGTACGCCCCACTCCGGCGGCAGATTTGCTCTATCCGCCTGTCAGCCGGGCGTTGAATGAGCTGGAGAATATCTGGAGCGATCTGGCGGCGCGGCGCGGGGTGCTGGAAGGCAGTGTGCGCATCGGCGCGCTGCCGCTGAGCCGTACCCGGCTGTTGCCGGTGGTGATCGGCGCGTTTCTGGCGCGTCACCCGGGTATCCGGGTGATCACCAATGAAAGCCCGTATGAGTCCCTGGTGTCGGACATGCGGGCCGGTAATATTGATTTTATTATTGGTGCGCTGCGTCAGGATGAGGATCTGCCGGACCTCAGCAGCGAAGCGCTGTTTGAAGAAGATATGCTCATTTTGCTGCGTAATAACCACCCATTGCTGAACGATCCCGATCCGCGCAGCAAACTGGCCGACGCGCAGTGGGTGTTACCGCGTTCCAATGCCCCCGCGCGTCATCTGCTGGATCGGGCCTTCCTGACCCTGCATTTGCCGCTGCCGCAACCGACCGTCGAAACCGGCGATGCCGCCATGGTGCGCGGGTTACTGCGTGACTCCGATATGCTGGCAGCGGTATCAGCCAGCCAGATGCGTTTTGAAATTGATAATGGCCTGCTCACCGTGCTGCCGGTGAGCCTGCCGGATACCACCCGCCGCATCGGGCTGACCTTCCGCGAAGGCAGCCTGCCCTCACCAGCAACCCAGGCGCTGCTGGGGTTTATCCATCAACAGGTGGCGCAGGGTTAG
- a CDS encoding 4-oxalomesaconate tautomerase, with translation MAQRRIPCLMMRGGTSKAACFLADDLPSDDTLRDAVLLAVMGSPDARQIDGIGGADPLTSKVAIVRRSARPDADVDYLFAQVNVDSATVDYGQNCGNILAAVGPFAIERGLIAPATPLTQVRIYMENTGQLAIAEVPCGDDGVEYTGDTRIDGVPGTASKIVLNFLDVAGSSCGALLPTGKATDRFDGIGVTCIDNGMPVVLLRASDLGRSGYETREQLDNDPELKQRLESIRLQAGPRMNLGDVSQRTVPKMTLIAEPRAGGALCSRTFIPHRCHASIGVFGAVSVASACLIPGSITAGLAQVAGGNAPVLSVEHPSGEFSVALQRNAAGELAGCGLLRTARLLFAGEVCIPASIWPRKEST, from the coding sequence ATGGCGCAACGCAGAATTCCCTGCCTGATGATGCGTGGCGGCACCTCGAAGGCCGCCTGCTTCCTGGCGGATGACCTGCCTTCAGATGACACTCTGCGCGATGCGGTACTGCTGGCGGTAATGGGTTCCCCGGATGCCCGGCAGATCGACGGCATCGGCGGGGCCGATCCGCTGACCAGCAAAGTGGCGATCGTTCGCCGCTCCGCCCGCCCGGATGCTGACGTCGATTACCTCTTTGCCCAGGTGAATGTCGATAGCGCGACGGTCGATTACGGCCAGAACTGCGGCAATATCCTGGCGGCCGTCGGTCCGTTCGCCATCGAGCGCGGATTAATTGCACCGGCCACGCCCCTGACTCAGGTGCGGATCTATATGGAGAACACAGGGCAACTGGCGATTGCCGAGGTGCCCTGTGGTGACGATGGCGTGGAGTATACGGGCGATACCCGCATCGATGGCGTACCGGGTACCGCCAGCAAAATCGTCCTCAACTTCCTGGACGTGGCGGGCTCCAGCTGCGGTGCCTTACTGCCAACCGGCAAGGCCACTGACCGTTTTGACGGCATCGGCGTTACCTGTATCGACAACGGCATGCCGGTGGTGCTGCTGCGCGCCAGCGATCTGGGCCGCAGCGGCTACGAAACCCGTGAGCAGCTGGATAATGACCCTGAGCTGAAGCAGCGTCTGGAGTCGATCCGCCTGCAGGCCGGGCCGCGCATGAACCTGGGCGACGTGTCGCAACGCACGGTACCCAAAATGACGCTGATCGCAGAGCCGCGTGCCGGAGGCGCACTCTGCAGCCGTACCTTTATTCCCCATCGCTGCCATGCCTCGATTGGCGTTTTTGGGGCGGTGAGCGTCGCCAGCGCCTGCCTGATCCCCGGCAGCATCACCGCCGGGCTGGCGCAGGTTGCTGGCGGAAACGCGCCGGTTCTGAGTGTCGAACATCCCAGCGGGGAGTTCAGCGTAGCGCTGCAACGCAATGCCGCTGGCGAACTGGCAGGCTGCGGCCTGTTGCGCACTGCCCGCCTGCTGTTTGCGGGTGAGGTCTGTATTCCGGCCAGCATCTGGCCACGTAAGGAGTCAACATGA